The proteins below are encoded in one region of Amorphus orientalis:
- a CDS encoding S24 family peptidase yields the protein MLTHDQVWSAIDTLAERQGMTPSGLARRAGLDPTTFNKSKRLAGDGRPRWPSTESIAKILEATGASLTDFFRSSGAEEAAADALPTPRAVPLLGFAQAGAGGFFDDGGFPVGAGWDEIAFPERRDEPVYALEIAGDSMLPLYRDGDVLIVSRASTIRRGDRVVVKTTDGEVMAKVLHRQTGKVLELTSLNPEHADRKIPLASIEWMARILWASQ from the coding sequence GGATGACGCCGTCCGGCCTGGCCCGGCGTGCCGGTCTCGATCCGACGACCTTCAACAAGTCGAAGCGGCTGGCCGGCGACGGGCGCCCCCGCTGGCCATCGACGGAATCGATCGCCAAGATCCTCGAGGCGACGGGCGCAAGCCTGACCGACTTCTTCCGCTCCTCCGGGGCAGAGGAGGCGGCGGCGGATGCGTTGCCGACACCGCGGGCTGTTCCGCTCCTGGGGTTCGCCCAGGCCGGCGCCGGCGGATTCTTCGACGACGGCGGATTTCCGGTGGGGGCGGGCTGGGACGAGATCGCCTTTCCAGAGCGCCGCGACGAGCCCGTTTACGCTCTCGAGATCGCCGGCGATTCCATGCTTCCGCTCTATCGCGACGGTGACGTATTGATCGTCTCGCGGGCGTCGACGATCCGGCGGGGAGACCGGGTGGTCGTGAAGACGACGGACGGCGAGGTCATGGCCAAGGTTCTGCACCGGCAGACGGGCAAGGTTCTGGAACTCACCTCGCTCAATCCGGAGCACGCCGACCGCAAGATTCCGCTCGCCTCCATCGAGTGGATGGCGCGGATTCTGTGGGCGAGCCAGTAA
- a CDS encoding thermonuclease family protein, which translates to MLSYSRQRRRSQAISRALYALVVVCAAAISVVPLLLIDDAWFGPVTSKMDTLPLAAPNDDPQNASDWGGKFRPQAAGEEGQDAAAGQAGAPEPEASVRDVSSNEITRSPNIAAPLQRLPSAVEVPPPLPPEPVRYFLVVVEDALTISADGLTLKMAHVTGPSTFESCQEGSPVKWSCDIRARTALRKLVGARAIECMALDEETARKLEEAARAERESDVAGPVAADCTVGSTDIAGWLVSQGWAQPTEEAPDRLKVLSWIAQGQKRGLWQPIPPTTQ; encoded by the coding sequence ATGCTGTCCTATTCCCGGCAACGCCGGCGGTCCCAGGCGATTTCCAGGGCGCTCTATGCGCTGGTGGTGGTGTGCGCGGCAGCGATCAGCGTGGTGCCGCTGCTCCTGATCGACGACGCCTGGTTCGGACCCGTAACCTCGAAAATGGACACGCTGCCGCTGGCGGCGCCCAACGACGATCCGCAGAACGCGTCCGACTGGGGCGGCAAGTTCCGGCCCCAGGCCGCCGGGGAGGAGGGGCAGGACGCCGCTGCCGGCCAGGCCGGTGCGCCCGAGCCCGAAGCCTCCGTCCGGGACGTCTCCTCCAACGAGATCACCCGCAGCCCGAACATCGCCGCGCCGCTTCAGCGGCTGCCGAGCGCGGTGGAGGTCCCGCCGCCGCTGCCGCCCGAACCCGTCCGCTATTTCCTCGTGGTGGTCGAGGATGCCCTGACCATCAGCGCCGACGGGCTGACCCTGAAAATGGCTCACGTCACCGGGCCATCGACCTTCGAATCCTGCCAGGAGGGGTCTCCGGTCAAATGGAGCTGCGACATCCGCGCGCGCACGGCTTTGCGCAAGCTGGTGGGCGCGCGCGCGATCGAGTGCATGGCGCTCGACGAGGAGACGGCGCGAAAGCTCGAAGAGGCGGCCAGGGCGGAGCGAGAGTCCGATGTCGCCGGACCCGTGGCGGCCGACTGCACGGTCGGCAGCACCGACATCGCCGGCTGGCTCGTGTCCCAGGGCTGGGCTCAGCCGACCGAAGAAGCGCCGGATCGGCTGAAGGTTCTGTCCTGGATTGCCCAGGGTCAGAAGCGCGGCCTCTGGCAGCCGATCCCGCCGACCACCCAGTAG
- a CDS encoding lysine--tRNA ligase — MTVRPEPSDLSEEIVAAAKVSKAWPFEEARKLVERLERQGGKDEVLFETGYGPSGLPHIGTFGEVARTTMVRHAFRVLTEDRIKTRLLCFSDDMDGMRKVPENVPNQALLQENLGKPLTRVPDPFENFESFGAHNNAKLRSFLDAFGFEYEFASATDYYTSGRFDEILRRVAERYRAIMDVMLPTLGEERQATYSPFLPISPTTGRVLYVPMKEVNAAEGTVTFDDEDGTETTLPVTGGHVKLQWKPDFGARWAALGVDFEMFGKDHLSNQPVYDRICSVLGVEPPAHFVYELFLDDKGEKISKSKGNGLTIDEWLTYASPESLSLYMFQKPKTAKKLYFDVIPRAVDEYFAHLSAIGRQDPAGQVNNPTWHIHSGYPPAVEMPVSFALLLNLVSASNAETSDVLWAYISRYAPGVTPQTAPELDRLVGYAIRYFEDFVRPKKVFRAPDETERAALADLDAKLAALPADADAAAIQDAILDVARPIERYQDPKRKGPDGGPGVSGVWFQALYQVLLGQDQGPRFGSFVALYGIDETRALIAKALAGELAAANTEARD, encoded by the coding sequence ATGACCGTTCGCCCCGAGCCCTCCGATCTTTCCGAAGAGATCGTCGCTGCGGCGAAGGTCAGCAAGGCGTGGCCGTTCGAAGAGGCGCGCAAGCTGGTCGAGCGGCTGGAGCGTCAGGGCGGCAAGGACGAGGTCCTGTTCGAGACCGGCTACGGCCCGTCCGGCCTGCCGCACATCGGCACCTTCGGCGAGGTCGCCCGCACCACGATGGTGCGCCACGCCTTCCGCGTTCTGACCGAGGACCGGATCAAGACGCGGCTGCTGTGCTTCTCCGACGACATGGACGGCATGCGCAAGGTGCCCGAGAACGTGCCCAATCAGGCGCTCTTGCAGGAGAATCTCGGCAAGCCGCTGACCCGGGTCCCGGACCCGTTCGAGAACTTCGAGTCGTTCGGCGCCCACAACAACGCGAAGCTGCGCTCGTTCCTCGACGCGTTCGGCTTCGAGTACGAGTTCGCCAGCGCCACCGACTATTACACCTCCGGCCGCTTCGACGAGATCCTCCGGCGCGTCGCCGAGCGCTACCGGGCGATCATGGACGTGATGCTGCCGACGCTGGGCGAGGAGCGCCAGGCCACCTACTCGCCGTTCCTGCCGATCTCTCCCACCACCGGGCGCGTTCTCTACGTGCCGATGAAGGAGGTGAACGCCGCCGAGGGCACCGTGACCTTCGACGACGAGGACGGCACGGAGACGACGCTTCCGGTGACCGGCGGCCATGTGAAGCTGCAGTGGAAGCCCGATTTCGGCGCGCGCTGGGCGGCGCTGGGCGTCGATTTTGAGATGTTCGGCAAGGACCATCTCTCCAACCAGCCGGTCTATGACAGGATCTGCTCGGTGCTCGGCGTCGAACCGCCGGCGCACTTCGTCTACGAGCTCTTCCTCGACGACAAGGGCGAGAAGATCTCCAAGTCGAAGGGCAACGGGCTGACCATCGACGAGTGGCTGACCTACGCCTCGCCGGAAAGCCTCTCGCTCTACATGTTCCAGAAGCCGAAGACGGCGAAGAAGCTCTATTTCGACGTCATCCCGCGCGCCGTCGACGAATATTTCGCCCATCTCTCGGCCATCGGCCGGCAGGACCCGGCGGGCCAGGTGAACAACCCGACCTGGCACATTCACAGCGGCTATCCGCCGGCTGTGGAAATGCCGGTCTCGTTCGCCCTGCTGCTCAATCTGGTGTCGGCCTCGAACGCCGAAACGTCCGACGTGCTGTGGGCCTACATCTCCCGCTACGCGCCGGGCGTGACCCCGCAGACCGCGCCGGAACTGGACCGGCTCGTCGGCTACGCGATCCGCTATTTCGAGGATTTCGTCCGCCCCAAGAAGGTGTTCCGGGCACCCGACGAGACCGAGCGCGCCGCCCTGGCCGACCTCGACGCGAAGCTGGCGGCGCTGCCGGCCGACGCCGATGCGGCGGCGATCCAGGATGCGATCCTCGACGTGGCCCGTCCGATCGAGCGCTACCAGGATCCGAAGCGGAAGGGCCCCGACGGCGGTCCGGGCGTCTCCGGCGTCTGGTTCCAGGCGCTCTACCAGGTGCTGCTCGGCCAGGACCAGGGGCCGCGCTTCGGCTCCTTCGTTGCGCTTTATGGCATCGACGAGACGCGCGCGCTGATCGCCAAGGCGCTCGCCGGCGAGCTGGCGGCGGCGAACACGGAAGCGCGCGACTGA
- a CDS encoding tellurite resistance TerB family protein, with the protein MDQPISHHDALIYVMVTMSAVDRSMTDAELQRIGDIVRTLPVFRDFREGRLVEAAETCADILQADDGLETVLELIRTCIPAQLYETAYALGVEVAAADLHVEPEELRLLAMLRDRLELDKLTTAALERSARARYHTL; encoded by the coding sequence ATGGATCAACCGATTTCCCACCACGATGCGCTCATCTACGTCATGGTCACCATGTCGGCGGTCGACCGGTCCATGACCGACGCCGAGCTTCAGCGCATTGGTGACATCGTGCGTACCCTTCCGGTTTTCCGTGACTTTCGGGAGGGACGGCTGGTCGAAGCCGCGGAGACCTGCGCGGATATCCTGCAGGCCGACGACGGGCTGGAGACGGTGCTGGAACTGATCCGCACCTGCATTCCGGCCCAGCTCTACGAGACCGCCTATGCGCTCGGTGTCGAGGTGGCGGCCGCCGATCTTCACGTCGAGCCGGAGGAGCTCCGGCTTCTCGCCATGCTGCGCGACCGGCTGGAGCTGGACAAGCTGACCACGGCAGCGCTCGAACGCAGCGCCCGCGCCCGCTACCACACGCTTTGA
- a CDS encoding 3-hydroxybutyrate dehydrogenase: MLDGKTAVITGSTSGIGLGYARAMAEKGANIVINGFGDKDAIEKERAAIESEFKVKCVYSAADMTKPDEITGMIKMAEDTFGAVDILVNNAGIQYVSPIEDFPDAKWDQILAINLSSAFHTIKAAVPGMKSRKWGRIINTASAHALVASPDKAAYVAAKHGIAGLTKVVALETAQHGVTVNALCPGYVWTPLVEAQIPDTAKARGITEEEVKRDVLLAAQPTKEFVTVEQVAAYAVFLCSDAASSITGAILPIDGGWTAE, translated from the coding sequence ATGCTCGACGGAAAGACGGCTGTGATCACCGGCTCCACCTCCGGTATCGGTCTCGGCTATGCCCGGGCCATGGCCGAAAAGGGAGCCAACATCGTCATCAACGGGTTTGGCGACAAGGACGCGATCGAGAAGGAACGCGCCGCGATCGAGAGCGAATTCAAGGTCAAGTGCGTCTACTCCGCCGCCGACATGACCAAGCCGGACGAGATCACCGGCATGATCAAGATGGCCGAAGACACGTTCGGCGCGGTCGACATTCTGGTCAACAATGCGGGCATCCAGTACGTCTCGCCGATCGAGGACTTCCCGGACGCCAAGTGGGACCAGATCCTCGCCATCAACCTCTCCTCCGCCTTCCACACGATCAAGGCCGCCGTGCCCGGCATGAAGAGCCGGAAATGGGGCCGGATCATCAACACCGCTTCGGCCCACGCCCTGGTCGCCTCGCCCGACAAGGCGGCCTACGTGGCCGCCAAGCACGGCATCGCCGGCCTCACCAAAGTGGTGGCGCTGGAAACCGCCCAGCACGGCGTGACGGTCAACGCGCTCTGCCCGGGCTATGTCTGGACCCCGCTCGTCGAAGCGCAGATCCCGGACACCGCCAAGGCGCGCGGCATCACCGAGGAAGAGGTGAAGCGGGACGTGCTTCTGGCGGCGCAGCCAACCAAGGAGTTCGTCACCGTCGAACAGGTGGCCGCCTATGCGGTGTTCCTGTGCTCCGACGCGGCGTCGTCGATCACCGGCGCGATCCTGCCCATCGACGGCGGCTGGACGGCGGAATAA
- a CDS encoding Fur family transcriptional regulator produces MSGIFPDPTHDHHGCAPAAVAAAEEHCRSKGLRLSAMRRAVLEKLAESHAPLGAYDILDRLAESSGRPAPISVYRALSFLTEEGLAHRIESLNAYVACGENHGTAQPLVFLICERCRQVGEAKATDLGIKIDQVARSAGFTPQRATLEIFGICEHCSREPA; encoded by the coding sequence ATGAGCGGTATCTTTCCAGACCCGACCCACGACCACCACGGATGCGCGCCTGCCGCCGTCGCTGCGGCGGAGGAGCATTGCCGCTCAAAGGGCTTGCGTCTCTCCGCGATGCGCCGCGCCGTTCTGGAAAAGCTGGCCGAAAGTCACGCGCCGCTGGGCGCCTACGACATTCTCGACCGTCTCGCCGAGAGCTCCGGCCGGCCGGCGCCGATCTCGGTCTACCGTGCGCTCTCCTTTCTGACCGAGGAAGGACTGGCGCATCGGATCGAAAGCCTGAACGCCTATGTTGCCTGCGGCGAAAACCACGGTACGGCGCAGCCGCTGGTCTTCCTGATCTGCGAGCGCTGCCGCCAGGTCGGCGAGGCGAAGGCGACCGATCTCGGCATCAAGATCGATCAGGTGGCCCGCTCGGCCGGCTTCACGCCCCAGCGCGCCACACTGGAAATCTTCGGCATCTGCGAACACTGCTCGCGGGAGCCGGCATGA
- a CDS encoding DMT family transporter, which translates to MTATADARGAAAPAPAPDVTAVSLLVLLCASWGVQQVAIKLALVDIPPLIQMGIRYAGAFVLVLAWALMRGVSLFEKDGSLWPGLLSGGFFGVEFAMLYVALDYTTASRVSLFLYTAPFFVALGAILLLPGERLRPLQWLGLAFSFGGVALALGVPPPSADLSSLVADGACVVAGALWAGQTLTIRKSVLRTIRFEKVLLYQLGVAVIVASALALVRGESLTLPVSTSSVMLVLYQMVWVVSVTYLIWFSLLSRYAAGPLQAGTSMTPIFGVAAGVIVLGEPMTPGFFAAVALVFVGLVLVNYRPRAKPA; encoded by the coding sequence ATGACGGCAACCGCCGATGCGCGGGGCGCAGCCGCCCCGGCGCCCGCGCCCGATGTGACCGCGGTGAGCCTGCTGGTGCTCCTGTGCGCCAGCTGGGGCGTCCAGCAGGTCGCCATCAAGCTCGCCCTCGTCGACATTCCGCCGCTGATCCAGATGGGGATCCGCTATGCCGGCGCCTTCGTGCTGGTGCTGGCCTGGGCGCTGATGCGCGGAGTGTCCCTGTTCGAGAAGGACGGTTCGCTCTGGCCGGGCCTGCTCTCTGGTGGCTTCTTCGGCGTCGAATTCGCGATGCTCTATGTCGCGCTCGACTACACGACGGCCAGCCGGGTCTCGCTGTTTCTCTACACGGCGCCCTTCTTCGTGGCGCTTGGCGCCATCCTGCTGCTGCCGGGCGAGCGGCTCAGGCCGCTGCAGTGGCTGGGTCTGGCCTTCTCGTTCGGCGGCGTCGCGCTGGCGCTGGGCGTCCCGCCGCCGTCCGCCGACCTGTCGAGCCTTGTCGCCGACGGAGCCTGCGTGGTGGCTGGCGCCCTGTGGGCGGGCCAGACCCTGACGATCCGCAAGTCGGTGCTCAGGACGATCCGGTTCGAGAAGGTGCTGCTCTACCAACTCGGCGTCGCCGTGATCGTGGCCTCGGCGCTGGCGCTGGTACGCGGCGAAAGCCTGACGCTTCCGGTCTCGACGAGCTCGGTCATGCTGGTGCTCTACCAGATGGTCTGGGTGGTCAGCGTGACCTATCTGATCTGGTTCAGCCTTCTGTCCCGCTACGCCGCCGGTCCGCTGCAGGCCGGCACGTCCATGACGCCGATCTTCGGCGTGGCCGCCGGGGTGATCGTGCTCGGGGAACCGATGACGCCGGGCTTCTTCGCGGCCGTGGCGCTGGTGTTCGTGGGGCTCGTGCTGGTCAACTACCGGCCGCGGGCGAAGCCGGCCTGA
- the ispG gene encoding flavodoxin-dependent (E)-4-hydroxy-3-methylbut-2-enyl-diphosphate synthase, with translation MTAPLPNIASGPSQRRRSVGVDVGGVLVGGPAPVVVQSMTNTDTADIEATVAQVAALARAGSEIVRITVDRDEAAAAVPHIRDRLLLKNVTVPLVGDFHYIGHKLLADHPACAEALAKYRINPGNVGFKAKRDTQFGAIIETAMRYDKPVRIGVNWGSLDQELLTHLMDENAASDAPVSAQAITREAMIRSALLSAERAEELGLGRDRILLSAKVSDVQELIAVYRDLARRCDYALHLGLTEAGMGSKGIVASSAALGILLQEGIGDTIRISLTPEPNGDRTQEVKVAQELLQTMGFRQFVPVVAACPGCGRTTSTVFQELAKEIQDHLSTSMPVWKERYPGVEALQVAVMGCIVNGPGESKHADIGISLPGTGETPAAPVFVDGKKVVTLRGPKIADEFKQMVADYIERRFGHEAATDAAE, from the coding sequence ATGACTGCGCCGCTTCCCAATATTGCTTCCGGGCCGTCCCAGCGCCGCCGCTCCGTCGGCGTCGACGTCGGCGGTGTCCTCGTCGGCGGGCCGGCGCCGGTGGTCGTCCAGTCGATGACGAACACCGACACCGCCGACATCGAGGCGACCGTCGCCCAGGTGGCCGCACTCGCCCGGGCCGGGTCGGAGATCGTCCGCATCACCGTCGACCGGGACGAGGCCGCCGCGGCCGTGCCGCACATCCGCGACCGGCTTCTCCTGAAGAACGTCACCGTGCCGCTGGTGGGCGACTTCCACTATATCGGCCACAAGCTGCTCGCCGATCATCCGGCCTGCGCCGAGGCGCTGGCCAAGTACCGCATCAATCCGGGCAATGTCGGCTTCAAGGCGAAGCGCGACACCCAGTTCGGAGCGATCATCGAGACGGCGATGCGCTACGACAAGCCGGTCCGCATCGGCGTCAACTGGGGCTCGCTCGACCAGGAACTGCTCACCCATCTCATGGACGAGAACGCGGCGTCCGACGCACCGGTCTCCGCCCAGGCGATCACCCGCGAGGCGATGATCCGTTCCGCGCTTCTCTCTGCCGAGCGCGCGGAGGAGCTGGGTCTCGGCCGCGACAGGATCCTGCTGTCGGCCAAGGTCTCGGACGTGCAGGAGCTGATCGCCGTCTACCGCGATCTTGCCCGGCGCTGCGACTACGCGCTGCATCTCGGCCTGACGGAAGCCGGCATGGGCTCGAAGGGCATCGTCGCCTCGTCGGCCGCCCTCGGCATCCTGCTGCAGGAAGGCATCGGCGACACCATCCGCATCTCGCTGACGCCGGAGCCGAACGGCGACCGGACCCAGGAGGTGAAGGTCGCCCAGGAGCTTCTGCAGACCATGGGCTTCCGCCAGTTCGTACCGGTGGTCGCCGCCTGTCCGGGCTGCGGCCGCACGACCTCGACGGTGTTCCAGGAGCTCGCCAAGGAGATCCAGGACCATCTGTCGACCTCCATGCCGGTCTGGAAGGAGCGCTATCCGGGCGTGGAGGCGCTGCAGGTCGCCGTGATGGGCTGCATCGTCAACGGACCGGGCGAATCCAAGCACGCCGATATCGGCATCTCGCTGCCCGGCACGGGCGAGACCCCGGCCGCGCCGGTGTTCGTCGACGGCAAGAAGGTGGTCACGCTGCGCGGCCCGAAGATCGCCGACGAGTTCAAGCAGATGGTCGCCGACTATATCGAGCGGCGTTTCGGGCACGAGGCCGCGACCGACGCGGCGGAGTAG
- a CDS encoding winged helix-turn-helix transcriptional regulator gives MDAGHMDVSGRCQRVAPVLARIGDKWAVLVVETLADGPVRFNALKREIGVISQRMLTFTLRGLERDGLVTRTVYPTVPPRVEYSLTPLGQSLLEPIGHLARWAHEHAEEMAAARLAFDAETVPEAEAAE, from the coding sequence ATGGATGCCGGTCACATGGATGTTTCCGGACGCTGTCAGCGCGTCGCGCCGGTGCTGGCGCGCATCGGCGACAAATGGGCGGTGCTGGTGGTGGAGACGCTGGCCGACGGGCCGGTCCGCTTCAACGCGCTGAAGCGAGAAATCGGCGTGATCTCCCAGCGCATGCTGACCTTCACCCTGCGCGGGCTGGAGCGCGACGGCCTGGTCACCCGCACCGTCTATCCGACCGTGCCGCCGCGGGTCGAATATTCCCTGACGCCGCTCGGCCAGTCCCTGCTGGAGCCGATCGGCCATCTGGCGCGCTGGGCCCACGAGCACGCCGAGGAAATGGCCGCCGCCCGGCTCGCCTTCGATGCGGAGACCGTTCCCGAGGCAGAAGCGGCCGAGTAG
- a CDS encoding NADPH-dependent FMN reductase: MSLRLNVIVASTRPGRVGPSVANWFKAYAAEKSPFDVHLVDLAEFDLPVYDEPKHPRMQDYQNDHTKKWSESVAAADAFVFVTPEYNYHPTPALVNALTYVSKEWGYKPASFVSYGGVSGGTRAVDQTRTWFPVMKMMAVPEQVMCPMVFDQIKDGVFEPNKLQVESADLMLSELHRWAEALKPLRG, encoded by the coding sequence ATGTCCCTTCGTCTGAACGTCATCGTCGCCAGCACGCGCCCCGGCCGCGTCGGTCCCTCCGTGGCCAACTGGTTCAAAGCCTACGCCGCCGAGAAGAGCCCCTTCGACGTCCATCTGGTGGACCTCGCCGAGTTCGACCTTCCGGTCTACGACGAGCCGAAGCATCCCCGGATGCAGGACTACCAGAACGACCACACCAAGAAGTGGTCCGAGAGCGTCGCCGCCGCCGATGCGTTCGTGTTCGTGACGCCGGAATACAACTACCACCCGACCCCGGCGCTGGTGAACGCGCTGACCTACGTCTCCAAGGAATGGGGCTACAAGCCGGCCTCGTTCGTGAGCTATGGCGGCGTGTCGGGCGGCACCCGTGCCGTCGACCAGACCCGCACCTGGTTCCCGGTCATGAAGATGATGGCTGTGCCGGAGCAGGTGATGTGCCCGATGGTGTTCGACCAGATCAAGGACGGCGTGTTCGAGCCGAACAAGCTTCAGGTGGAGAGCGCCGACCTGATGCTGTCGGAACTCCACCGCTGGGCCGAGGCGCTGAAGCCGCTGCGCGGCTGA
- a CDS encoding sterol desaturase family protein translates to MPDLILAHEPAIRLAIFASVLAAMAIWEVAAPRRRLEIPRVLRWSNNLALVVVDTLVLRLVFPMLAVGLAVLAAERGWGLFNLVDVPVWLAFAVSLLVLDLSIYGQHVLFHAVPALWRVHRMHHADLDIDVTTALRFHPIEIALSMGIKLALVALLGVPAVAVVVFEVVLNGMAMFNHANVRLPAGLDRVLRLAVVTPDMHRVHHSIERRETDSNYGFNLSVWDRLFGTYTAQPRAGHEGMTIGIGLFRTRRDLWLDRLLIQPFRGRAKAEEPGVAAGGQKPDPTPPV, encoded by the coding sequence ATGCCCGATCTGATCCTCGCCCATGAGCCGGCCATCCGGCTCGCGATCTTCGCCTCCGTGCTCGCTGCGATGGCGATCTGGGAGGTCGCCGCGCCGAGGCGGCGGCTGGAGATCCCCCGCGTCTTGCGCTGGAGCAACAATCTGGCGCTCGTCGTGGTGGACACCCTGGTGCTGCGGCTGGTGTTCCCGATGCTGGCCGTCGGCCTGGCAGTGCTCGCGGCGGAGCGGGGATGGGGTCTGTTCAATCTCGTCGACGTGCCGGTCTGGCTCGCCTTCGCGGTCTCGCTCCTGGTGCTCGATCTGTCGATCTACGGCCAGCACGTGCTGTTTCATGCGGTGCCGGCGCTGTGGCGCGTGCATCGGATGCACCATGCCGATCTCGACATCGACGTGACCACGGCGCTCCGCTTCCATCCGATCGAGATCGCGCTCTCCATGGGCATCAAGCTGGCCCTGGTGGCGCTCCTCGGCGTGCCGGCGGTGGCCGTCGTGGTGTTCGAGGTGGTGCTCAACGGCATGGCGATGTTCAACCACGCCAATGTGCGCCTGCCGGCCGGGCTCGACCGGGTCCTGCGCCTCGCCGTGGTGACGCCGGACATGCACCGGGTCCACCATTCCATCGAGCGTCGCGAGACGGATTCCAACTACGGCTTCAACCTGTCCGTCTGGGACCGGCTGTTCGGCACCTACACCGCCCAGCCGCGGGCCGGCCACGAAGGCATGACCATCGGCATCGGGCTGTTTCGCACCCGCCGCGATCTCTGGCTCGACCGGTTGCTGATCCAGCCGTTCCGGGGCCGGGCGAAAGCGGAGGAACCGGGCGTTGCGGCCGGCGGGCAGAAGCCGGACCCGACCCCGCCGGTCTGA
- a CDS encoding esterase-like activity of phytase family protein gives MRTFVAIGLLAAAIVPAAAQQEYPAKLTGHAVLPAQTLVPAPDDAPAAMKVSGKYTGDTPARLTAKPTDGAELPFNGQPVQGFSGIKTLEDGTFLVLTDNGFGKKVNSPDAMLMFHHVKPDFESGEVEILKTTFVKDPNKVVPFLIANEASDERYLTGWDFDLEGFQPIGDKLFIGEEFGPYLIVVDRETGVVEEFHETVIDGTKVVSPDHYAVSLPNPDGDMPEVNLKRSKGYEGFAASPDGKTLYPLLEGPLWSAEAGAYEKSDGTEALRILEFDVAGRAFTGNYWLYPLEADGHAIGDFNMIDATRGLIIERDGGQGDAEKACADGQTEDCFKNPAEFKRVYLINMDGVESGQPVKKVGYIDLMNIQDPDGVARLGKREDGRFTFPFVTIEDVDRIGESQIIVANDNNFPFSKGRSASERDNNEFITLEVGDFLQAQ, from the coding sequence ATGCGCACGTTCGTTGCCATCGGACTGCTCGCTGCCGCCATCGTGCCGGCCGCGGCCCAGCAGGAATACCCCGCCAAGCTGACCGGCCATGCCGTTCTGCCGGCCCAGACCCTGGTTCCCGCCCCGGACGACGCGCCGGCGGCGATGAAGGTCTCCGGCAAGTACACCGGCGACACGCCCGCCCGCCTCACCGCCAAGCCGACCGACGGCGCCGAGCTGCCGTTCAACGGCCAGCCGGTGCAGGGCTTCTCCGGCATCAAGACGCTGGAGGACGGGACCTTCCTGGTGCTGACCGACAACGGCTTCGGCAAGAAGGTCAACTCGCCGGACGCCATGCTGATGTTTCACCACGTGAAGCCGGACTTTGAGAGCGGCGAGGTGGAGATCCTGAAAACCACCTTCGTGAAGGATCCGAACAAGGTGGTGCCGTTCCTGATCGCCAACGAGGCCAGCGACGAGCGCTATCTGACCGGCTGGGATTTCGATCTCGAAGGCTTCCAGCCGATCGGCGACAAGCTGTTCATCGGCGAGGAGTTCGGCCCGTACCTGATCGTGGTCGACCGCGAGACCGGCGTCGTGGAGGAATTCCACGAGACGGTGATCGACGGCACCAAGGTGGTGTCGCCCGACCATTACGCCGTGTCGCTTCCCAACCCGGACGGCGACATGCCTGAGGTGAACCTGAAGCGCTCCAAGGGCTATGAGGGCTTTGCCGCGTCGCCCGACGGCAAGACGCTCTATCCGCTGCTGGAAGGTCCCCTCTGGAGCGCGGAAGCCGGCGCCTATGAGAAGTCCGACGGCACCGAGGCGCTCCGCATCCTGGAGTTCGACGTTGCCGGCCGCGCCTTCACCGGCAACTACTGGCTCTATCCGCTGGAGGCCGACGGCCATGCCATCGGCGACTTCAACATGATCGACGCCACCCGCGGCCTGATCATCGAGCGCGACGGCGGCCAGGGCGACGCGGAAAAGGCCTGCGCGGACGGCCAGACCGAGGACTGCTTCAAGAACCCGGCCGAGTTCAAGCGCGTCTACCTGATCAACATGGACGGCGTTGAGTCCGGCCAGCCGGTGAAGAAGGTCGGCTACATCGACCTGATGAACATCCAGGATCCCGATGGCGTCGCCCGTCTCGGCAAGCGCGAGGACGGCCGGTTCACCTTCCCGTTCGTCACCATCGAGGACGTGGACCGGATCGGGGAAAGCCAGATCATCGTCGCCAACGACAACAATTTCCCCTTCTCAAAGGGGCGGTCGGCGAGCGAGCGCGACAACAACGAGTTCATCACGCTCGAGGTCGGCGACTTCCTGCAGGCGCAGTAA
- a CDS encoding TIGR02300 family protein, which translates to MAKPELGTKRLCPGCGAKYYDLNKDPIVCPKCGTLFAVAAPTPSRSAKAAAAPKPAEPEAETEEAESSDVELVSLEEADDDAAPASRETPDEDEDVEIDTDIPDDDDGAFLEDDDEDSDEVSDVVRGGDEDDDENQ; encoded by the coding sequence GTGGCGAAACCAGAACTCGGCACGAAACGACTGTGCCCCGGTTGCGGGGCAAAGTACTACGATTTGAACAAGGATCCGATCGTCTGCCCGAAGTGCGGCACCTTGTTCGCCGTCGCTGCGCCGACGCCGTCCCGGTCCGCGAAGGCGGCCGCCGCTCCCAAACCGGCGGAGCCGGAGGCCGAGACGGAAGAGGCTGAGAGCTCCGACGTCGAGCTGGTGTCGCTGGAGGAGGCGGACGACGATGCCGCGCCGGCCTCCCGCGAGACGCCGGACGAGGACGAGGACGTCGAGATCGACACGGACATTCCGGACGATGACGACGGAGCGTTCCTCGAGGACGACGACGAGGATTCGGACGAAGTGTCCGACGTGGTCCGCGGCGGTGACGAGGACGACGACGAGAACCAGTGA